The following nucleotide sequence is from Pseudomonas sp. RC10.
CCACGGCGGAAGAGTCGACGTTTTCGGCAATGGTCTTCATCGCGACCCAGCAGCCGCTGTAGCGGGACAGTTCCCAGCCGATGATGCCGTAATCGAGGATTTCCTGAACGTTGCTCGGGTTGAGCACCGGGATCATCGAGGCAATGAACGCGTGTTCGCTCTGGTGGGCGATGGTCGAGGATTTGCAGCCGTGGTCGTCGCCCGCGAGGATCAGCACCCCGCCTTTTTCCGCGACGCCGGCCGAGTTGCCGTGCTTGAAGACGTCGCCGCAACGGTCAACGCCCGGCCCCTTGCCGTACCACAGGGCGAATACGCCGTCGTACTTGCCATGGGGAAACAGGTTGACTTGCTGGCTGCCCCAGACCGCCGTGGCGGCCAACTCTTCGTTGACGCCGGGCTGGAAATGGATGGCGTTTTCCTGGAGGTAGTCCTTGGCGTCCCACAGGCTCTTGTCGAGGTTGCCCAGTGGCGAGCCGCGATAACCGGAGATGAAACCAGCGGTGTTCAGGCCCCGGGCCTCGTCGCGCTGCTTTTGCAGCATCGGCAAGCGGGTCAGCGCTTGGGTTCCGGTCAGGTAAAGATGGCCGGTGGCGAGTCGGTATTTATCGTCCAGACGAATATCAGCCAAAGACATTCAGGCACTCCTTTATTGTTATTAGTGCGTTTTGAATGTGGCGAATGGCGGCGTCTCGGGCTTTGTGGGCCGTGGTGCTGCCATTCGGTCGTCGGGACGGTTCAGCCCGACGCTCACAGCCCAAATACTGCCTGTGCGGCGCGGGCTTTTTCTTTCTCTTTTGGCCGGTTTCTGCTGATATTCTGCATGCCGGTTTCATTTTTATAATAAAAAAGGGTCAATTCATGCAGGTCAAACTGAGCCCCATCGATCGCAAAATTCTCCGCCTGTTGCAGCACGACGCCGACCTGTCTGCCGCTGAAATTGCTGAACGGGTCGAGCTGTCGCAATCGCCCTGCTGGCGGCGGATCAATCGTCTAGAGGAGGAAGGGGTGATCGAGCGCAAGGTCGCATTGCTCAACCCGGCGAAGCTCGGGCTGACCATGACCGTGTTCGTCGACGTGAAACTGTCAGGCCACGGCCGGCGTTACCTGACCGAATTCGAGGCCGCGGTCATCGGTTTTCCCGAAGTCCTGGAGTGCTACACGATGGCGGGCGACATGGATTTC
It contains:
- a CDS encoding Lrp/AsnC family transcriptional regulator, which translates into the protein MQVKLSPIDRKILRLLQHDADLSAAEIAERVELSQSPCWRRINRLEEEGVIERKVALLNPAKLGLTMTVFVDVKLSGHGRRYLTEFEAAVIGFPEVLECYTMAGDMDFMLKVVVQDIASYERFLRDHLLQSPHVQEAHSNIAMSVVKRTTELPID